The Polypterus senegalus isolate Bchr_013 chromosome 10, ASM1683550v1, whole genome shotgun sequence genomic interval cagtccgtCGGTCAGTCaatgagggatttgccttttattagtataaataaagaGATTACAGTCGACCCTCGATATACGACCAGCCTAACATGCAAAGACCTTggtttatgaccaaaatttttgtattaattttacgACCAGCATCTTGAGTTACGActcgaatgcggtcacgtgtatccgcttgtgcgattgtaaacaaacagccgagagcgttcgtaagcgtcagtcggaccccagatacatgtgtttgtggatgtaatttcagtcagtgcagtgatttatattgatatttattttgataattgctATCAAAATGGCCCCATAAGAGCTAGAAAAgaagctaaggaaggaagagaaggtaacaaaggtaaagaaagcgatcacaaacgaaacgaagaaggaaattgtgcggaactatgagagtggcgttcttgctaatatgtacagcatgtcgaaatccaccatctcgacaaattaacaaagaaaagatttgtataaggaagctccttccaaacaataaccaccttccatttcattgtcctcctcctcccttactgcaagccaaagatgtcaacttaaatggtgagtacagtgtgaaagtgttgtttctggtaggataggcattttttataactttttggttagtacattagaaaaattattggagtttttggtaaattatgcacattatacaaccctgtTTAATTATGAAAAGATTAagtaagtaagtgttgctgtgggaggttcggagcacattataataataataataatacattttatttgtacaaggtgcctttctgagaactcaaggacaccgaacaaacaataaataaataaataaaaagacacattataaacaacttaaaacatcagaaaaaacagaagatataaaaattaaaaccaaacaaaaccactgtaatcataaagaaaaagccattttaaacagatgcgttttaagtttacatttgaaggttgaaaatgattcgatatttctaagctcagtaggtagcgagttccagagcttgggagcagaacagctAAACGCtccgctccccatggtggttagacgggcgagagggacgttcaggtggatggaggaagaggatctaaggttacgggcgggaatggcaacatgaagaaggtcagacagatatggaggggcgaggttatgaatggccttaaatgttaatagcagaatcttaaaatcaattcgaaacttaatcgagccaatgaagctgctgcaagactggAGTAATATAATGAAGAGATTGGGTTTGAGTAATGATGacggcagcagaattctggactagctgaaacttatggagagatttattagagcgACCAAAGAGGAGTTAATTGCAATGGTCCAGATGAGACTGTGAACAAGattggcagtggtatggggagtgaagGAGGGGCGGATGTGatttaatattacgtaggtggaaataagcagaccaggggcctcatgtataacgccgtgcgtagaactcgcactataacatggcgtaagcacaaaagctgaaatgtgcttacgcacagaaaaatccagatgcaggaatctgtgcgtactccaacttcaacgttcttccgctacataaatcccgatcagcgtgaaaactaacgctcgtgcacgtgcattatgtaacgcccctactcctcccagaattacgcctctttgaatatgcaaatcaatataaatcgcccttaagcgcagccttctgtgaaaagcacggggaaaatataagaatttcagcgaataccaagtggaggcaaaggaaaaaacatactatttgttcaaataaaccgtggtataatcaacaaaaggaagttgatcgagtggcatagcgtgttggagaaacttgaaagctcacattcacaaagtcgcacagtgtcggaaataaaaaagaagtcacatatcaaagtcactgtgaaaagccgagtcgtagcccactgtctgagtgtcatatgaaagcttattagggtacagagaaaaaaaggcacacggtgaggaaaaagcacaaaatgtcaacttcaatctcgacatttccactttaatcacgtagtttattttgtcattaaagtagaacatcataaacgtcatcttaaaatcgtttaattaaccagtttctcaaatcacatcgtaattaaagtagcacgttaaatgctttgttttgtatttgatcttctactcgtatgtcctctatgtgtgtgaatcactacttgctttttaaaccggctctcttcctccaactggacacagagtccattacattcatgatattacagctctctgaataactaaaatactgagatgtatatgtgatgtcattttcatgatgataggagctaaagcacattattaaacatgtgtttcacttcgatgaaataatttattgcagcagtactcccgggcggctctaggcttgtggtggcactgggcagaggaagaatcggtggctccttcgcccgccaatgtcagtaaggtagcttatgcacggtggatggccacgtccgttgcaaacACAGCATAGCcgtctcgtgctcatgacacaagcatttaactttggccgtcatttgtcgctgcgtttctagctgtgttgttattttatctttctgttttatattcaatatatattggcgtagccgtcactgcagtcagtgcttttctttacccaagtaaccgatcgccacacaatcagctctgtaatagacgttatgccatctgtaagcttagcgccgattcttcaaaacgtttaatgaacattgaaatatcttcgtagtacatgtttaattattctatccttcacgacactcccagtgaagaatatagattatttaaatgaagttaaagttttgtgtgtataatttaacaaacatattttgctgcatttcaccttaaaaatgatatcgtcatcatatgtaaatacgctttataaagtggcccaggttgtgagatattataactgtagtgcaagtttacagtgaggtgattgtacttataagtcctaacagttctacaaggagcaattgattgagtgcatttaaagttcttgggatgaaactgtttctgaaccgagaggtccgtacaggaaaggctttaaaacgttttgcagtggctgagacagcgtgtccttgaagccgtataccgataattctctttccgatcagctgctgctgtgattcacactcagatacagtgatataaatactccgagtggtgcagtgagagtaatatggaaaaagatgatccgctgtggcaactcctaaagggaggagctgaaagaagaagaagaagaagaagtgagagtaacaacgctaaagcagttatggtatttggaatactatggctgttcaatggaccattatattgttacgagttaattacagtcagatgtattacactaataaacaatatgtggttagtttctgtgtatttataaagccgcgtcaggaaaataaggagtaaccacacaggaacagtagcactgctttgacgctgggtgccgccagtctgcaaaaccgagcggagaatttgcgtacgacaaggcatgaggtaccgtggaaaagtgcgtggctttacgccaagtgtaggttttatacatcacgatttgaacgtggaaaagttcttacacaacatttctgtgcgtacacaccgtttatacatgaggcctcaggtgaTGATATAAATGTTAGATTGGAAATAatctccattatttcttatgggaaattcATAACCAACTTCAAAGGTCAAAGTcagctttattgtcatctctgctATACACTGTACAGGTACATAGAGAGACGAGATGACGTGGCTCCAGGTTTTTCAGTGCAGACAAACATAGAACAGCATAACAGAGAATATAGAATAAATAGGCCTATGAAATagacaataaataagtgacacattttaaactagagaatgtgcaatatgcatttaaactagacagagttttaaataaagttagaactagaagAAGACGAAGAGGTAGAAATCAAGTCAGAATGCCGTATTCTTAAACAGTTGAGATTGACAATATGTTACATTATGACAGAAACTGTACCCTGGTGATTTTCAAGTACCAAGTTCAACATGAGTGCAAATATGCAAAAACAGGTGCAAAGTGACATTATGCATTGGATGTGCAGGAGGTAGAAGGTTATAATGTAACAGGTTTCTATATAcagatattatataatactatttACAGGTTATTTATGTGTACAAGGTTCACATAAACATGTGCAAGCATTTATACGGCAGCATATAATCTTAGTCCAGTGGGTGTTAGCAGCAGTACAGTCATACTACAGGAGGTATTGTGCATCAAGTGACATGATGCGTATAAAGTGCAGTTGTGCAACATAGTTCTTTCACAGTTcaggtgtgtgtggggggggaaGTGTGATGGCTGGGAGTGAGTTCAAGATTCTTATGGCTTGTGGGAAGAAGCTATCATGCATCCTGGAAGACCGAGACCTGATGCTGCGGAAGCGTCTGCCAGAAAGAAGGAGCGTGAAAAGTCCGTGTGAAGGATGAGAGATGGGTCGAGCACGATGCAGGAGGCCCTTTtgatgcagcgtctgtggaaggtGTCCTGCAGTGGCGGAAGAGACGTTCCGATGATGTTTCCAGCTGCTTTGATGATCCTTTCAAGCCGCCTGCTATCAGCAACAGTACTGTTTCCGAACCAGGTGgagatgcagctggtcaggacgctCTCTATGGTGCCCCTGTAGAACATAGTGAGGGTGGGAGGGGACAGGTTGGCTCGCTTCAGTCGTCTCAGGAAGTGTAGACGCTGCTGGGCCTTTTTGGTGATGGAGGTGGTGTTGGTGGTCCAGGTGAGATCGTCTGAGAtgtgagttacaaccagcccccgcgaacgaattgagttcataagtgaagggtccactgtattacatttttgagttttaatataaatgtaattttttaatgcCAAAAAATGAAACGCTaagaactttaattttttttttcttttttctttattagttCCCAGCCctggtattttatttatttatctcaagagcttctgtaaaaggcacatttcctcctggggacaaatgaaGTTCTCTCCAGTTTACcccccacttctgctttcttttttccagGCAAGGAGAGCCGGAGTGCAGTGTATCCTCCTGCCAGAAGAAAACAAGAAGGACTACTCTGACCTTCCCGAGTTCATCACTGAAGGCCTGGAGGTGCACTTTGTGGAACACTACCGGCAGATCTATGACACTGTGTTTTCTACAGATTGAGTCGTCCTTTAAACCTGGCGAGGGTCTGGGAGGGGCACCCGCACAACACCCAAGGGTGGGTCTACAGTTCTGTCTGCAAGTGTTGTGCTGAACTCAAGGACCACGAGAGGGATGGGAGCACCGGAAggaccctttttgtttttttaaagtcttACAGAATCCGTGAAGCCTTATAGCTTTAGACATCACTTCCTTTAGCTCAGTAAAGGCCGTCGATCTGGAAGCTGCCTTAATTAAGTCTGCGGCagtgacatttttaaaaccatCTTTGCACGTTTCAGCATCTCATTATGGAAAACGGGATACAAAAATTGGATCATTTTGGAACTGAAAGGCGGATGCTCCAAGTTAGGAAGGCAGACATTCTGTTTATACATTCATGCCCTGATGGAGCCTCAAACCCCATTTTTTTTAGGTGCGTGTGTCCCCATACCCCACACCAGAGGGTCCGGGATCACTGGTTGCTAGAATCGAAAAATCAAAGGTAATGCTACTACGTAGTGCAGACTTCAGCACTTAGCTGTATAGTAAATttcaatttttgtatttaaaagaaaacacaagtacTGTCCAGCTTTAATATTAAACTATGTATTCCCTATTTTTCTGCGATTACTGCGTCTGAACAAGTCCATTTTTATTAAACCAACGTGCTGCGTTGTTCTCTTCTGTTCTTACTGCAGCCACCACGAAGCAGGGCTGACCTTGACAGCAGAGATTCCTTTCATTAGTTTTTCCCCATCCGTGTGGTGCCCCTGCTTCAGTGGAGGGGTCACTCTGTGCATTTCACTCAATTCCATGTTCTAATTTAGGGAGAACTGGTCCTTCTGCGTTGGGCCATTGAGTAAGACCCTTAATCTGAATATTGCAGAATGGCTGACTCAGACCCCAAAAAGGCAAATTTCTCAGCAAAgcgtcaaaataaaaaaatatatattgtattacaaTCTTTGTGGTGCAGCCTTAGCATTAGGATCAGGAAACTAGAAAACGTCACCCCGCGTTCAGGGTGTCATGAAGTCGTGGCCATCTACTGCCAGCTGCGAGTGGATGTAGGATGCTTCACGGCTACTTCTCATGTCTTATGCTGAAGTGGGACAAATTCTGATCCTAGTGTGACTTTTAGTGCCATTCCTACGAGTAATTGTGCCATGCTTGACGACTATATGCCCAGAACAGCCCACATTTCACCCATGGTGGTCCTCCTCTCATCCTTACACATCTCTGAGCAGTATTTGCCTCCGTTGTGGTCCAAACCAGGAGGACTAACCTGCTGTCCATTTGTGGTGCTCAGACATTGCTGTCCAGGTTAAGAAATTGGCTGTAAGCGTTTCCACGTGACAATTAGAATTGTGTGTGCCATTTTGAATGGGGGTGTTCCCCAAATTAAAACACTTTTCACTTTTAGATAATCGTGTCTAACATCGAGAACTGGGTGTAGTGTTGTATGAAAACACGCCTTATGAAATTGTAAAACTGAATGCGACCCTGAAAATATTATTACTGTTCAGCCGACTAAGAAGCAGCTATTCAGATGGCCTCTCGATTGTAACTCTGTTGGAAACTGCAATTTCATTaacataataatgaaacattttgaaactcGGCTCTCTTTACTTCTTTTTGTTCAAATACTGCAAATTGCGGTTTCTACCGCCGCACATCTTTTAACGCTTACAATGCAGAGTAACAGAGCTGGAGAGaacctgccaggaagaatgggatcaactgcccaaattcacgagtgcaaagcttgtagagacttacctgTGAAGACACAAGGCTGCAAGTGCTGGCAGAGGGGCTTCTACCAAGTACAGAGCTAAGGGTCCGAACGCTTCCGTGATGAAGAGATTTCAAATTTTggcaaattcataaaaaaaaaattttaaaaactgaaaacaggttttcactttGATAAGCACAGCAAACACACCAAATTATCAatttgtgcagaaagtgaaggggtctgaataccctCTGGACCCCCTGTGTctgttatgttatatatatatatatatatatatatatatatatatatatatatatatatatatatatatataaacatccattcattatccaacccgctatatcctaactacagggtcacgggggtctgctggagccaatcccagccaacaccgggcacaaggcaggaaacaaaccccgggcagggcgcacacacacacacactagggacaatttaaaatcgccaatgcatctgtgggaggaaacccacgaagacacgggaagaacatgcaaactccacgcagggaggacccgggaagcaaacccaggtctcctaactgtgaggcagcagcgctacccactgcgccacccttatATATAAACACTTACATAGAAATGGTTTGGACGTCCCTCACTGATTACAACTACTacaacaaattaatatttttataaaaagtcaTTGCTATAGTTTATGGACAGTTGCAACTTTTTGAtgaactgaaatttttttttttaaacgaaaGAGTAAATGTGGCATTTAGAAAGGTCTGGGCAGCTTTTTAATATTAAGGGCTCAGAACTTGCTGGGCTGCCATGCTGGACTGGCTCTGCTCAGCTCCTCAGCTGTTAATCTGGTCAAGAATTGACAACGATGACAAATTTAGAGCATCATAAATGTCTCTCAATAGACTGCaattagctgcagagctcagttTATTAGGACTGACTCCCTCGTCTTCCTCATAAAGTGCATTTTCCAGCTCCACTCTACCAGTTTTAAGAAGAAATTACGCTGAATAATTTACATTTCATGTTAAAGGCTTTTAAATCTATCATTTCTTGTCCACATATCTGACTTCTGTACAGGCTAACTATCATACATGCTAATCTAAGTGTCACCTGTAAATTTACGTTACATACATAACATAGAAAAGACATCAGTGGCCCTTTTTCACTTAATTCTGAAAAAGCAACACATCAGGAACtcgacatttttttttccacagttttattttttttttttttaagtaacataTGAAATTAGTCTTTCTTGGCAGCTGCCTTTCTCATGGCTGCTAGGATGTTGCTCAGttcttctctcttcctctttGCACGAATGTGGGTTCCAACCTAGAGAGAGatttacaaagaaattaaaatgagaaaTGTGCCCAAGGAGGATCGAGAGGATAAATACACGGTCAGCGTCTCCTCTCTTTAACTGCATCATAAACGAACGACATCCACCACTACAGCTCAAGGCCAGAGTGTGTACAGCAAACCAACAAGCGTTTCAATCCGTGTTTTCAAAATCTATAAAATTTTTCACCCCAATTCTTGGCAAGAAGGAGCAAAAACAATACGTAACAAATAGCGGGCTTTGTGCAAATCCTCTTTGGATTTGATCTTTGCTAGAGAAAGTCGGGTCATTTAAGTCTTAAAACATTGAAGATCCCTACGCCACAGAAACAGATTTTTACATTACGCTTTTCCACTCTGAAGTTCTGTGCATGTCAAGTAAACTTAAACGTAAAACACAGCAGACTGTAACAAGAACAGCTATATTCAAACTTTCTTTATATTCCAAATGGCTAGAATGCCATTCACATTCACGGTCtcaattttctattttaaatactACCATCCTCACTACCATCACTCACCCTGGTAAAAGCTGCAGTAGCAACTCTCTGATCAGGCTACCCGATCTAAACTTTTACTCAATTCTTGGGCAATGCCCTTACTCTTCCCATGGACATCTGACAGATTTAATCTCTCCTGCGCATCTTGCTTCGCACAATTAAGTCTTCTTGAACCGGCTCAGGTCTTGAACAGTTACCATCTTGTATCCCCAAACCACCTGAGAGGACTCCTCTCAACCCAGAGAGAGGTGGCACAGCAGCTCCAGTGTCATATGATGTTGGTGCGCCTCTCGCCTTGTCAGGAGGAGCGAGCCCAACACGCATGTACAGGACATACAATGAGCCTTGTTGTATTTCTACATATGTTATATCAAATTCAGATGAGCAACTTAAAGCACCGGTCCGAACAAACCTCTGCCTGCTTTTACCACTCGGGTACGATTTTCATCTTGTGACCACTCGTTTTAGCAGAAATGTAAAATACCATTACTACCAAAATTACTCCATGGGAAGTTAATTACAAAAACCTACTCGCGCTTAAAGGATAGCTACTAATGCAAGTATCTGACAAATGGAAAAGTCTGCCATAAGCTCAGTACTAACCTCAAAACTTATTCTTCAAAAGACAGTGCAACTGAACTGTATCTGGGACGTGTTAATAAGCTTACCTGTCCTGCCGAAACCTACTAAATATCAACTCTTTTATGGACACCGGAGCACTATTGTAATTGAATATACACTCTCTGAATACAATTCACACGCTTATTCTAATTTTGGTCCACTGGGAGAATACGGACAAGCAAAGACAACCCTATTTCAGTCAAAATTCAATTCTAACTGGTGGAACTCACCCTCTTCTTAATGAACTTGAGTGCTCGCTTATCCTTGGACACTTTCAGCAACTCCATTGCACGCCTTTCGTAAGGGGCAAAGCCACACACCTCACGGATCATGTCTCTGACAAACTTGGTATGTTTGGTTAGGCGCTGCAGGAGGggcgaaaaaaaatatttcagagatGACCATTAAACAGTATTTGCAGCATTTTGATCCAATACTTACTGTGTATAGCACATTGCCAAATTATACCATCTACAGGACATTGAACAAAAGtatacaataatattaaaaaaataaataaatgcataaatcaaTGGCACAAATGTatgataaatcaaaagaaaataaacatggaACTGACATACACATGTCACAAGACAAAGAAATCAAACACACAccttaaatgtttaaaaactgcCGCACCAAAAACACACAAGAGAAGGAA includes:
- the rpl36 gene encoding 60S ribosomal protein L36, with translation MAIRYPMAVGLNKGHPVTKNVSKPRQNRRRGRLTKHTKFVRDMIREVCGFAPYERRAMELLKVSKDKRALKFIKKRVGTHIRAKRKREELSNILAAMRKAAAKKD